One Thermofilum pendens Hrk 5 DNA segment encodes these proteins:
- a CDS encoding PIN domain-containing protein, whose protein sequence is MCKKVLVDTSVFMYLAEKGLDLLDVLFEREDVCRVVVPSAVLSELKHLSLSSRGAKARRAKLALKLLEEVLKRHPKLFEVLDCEVGKDVDKSLVNLAFKEGYILATADRNLKKNALQAGVEVLFLRRSTGRLS, encoded by the coding sequence ATGTGTAAAAAAGTACTAGTAGATACAAGCGTGTTCATGTATCTTGCAGAGAAAGGCTTAGACCTGCTGGACGTACTTTTCGAGAGAGAAGACGTGTGCCGCGTGGTTGTTCCGAGCGCGGTGCTAAGCGAGCTCAAACATCTCTCGCTTAGCTCGCGTGGGGCGAAGGCAAGAAGAGCCAAGCTAGCACTGAAACTTCTGGAAGAGGTTTTGAAAAGGCATCCAAAGCTCTTCGAAGTTCTTGACTGTGAGGTCGGAAAAGACGTCGATAAATCCCTGGTGAACCTAGCCTTTAAGGAAGGTTACATACTCGCCACGGCCGATAGAAATCTTAAGAAAAACGCTTTGCAAGCTGGGGTTGAGGTGCTCTTCTTAAGGCGATCGACCGGCAGGCTGTCCTGA
- a CDS encoding cyclic 2,3-diphosphoglycerate synthase → MTLRGKRVKAIIMGAAGRDFHNFNVLFRNNPEYEIVAFTAAQIPFIDNRVYPPELAGELYPNGIPIYPESMLEELIKKFGVEKVFLSYSDLTAEEVAEKAGRVVAAGAEFVLPGVYETMISSRKPVIAVTASRTGAGKSTVSRRVARVLRELGVRFVVVRHPMPYGDLLKSAVQRFASLEDLERYNCTIEEREEYEPHIESGNVVYAGVDYEAILRRAEEEADLVLWDGGNNDWPFYKPDLYITVVDPTRPKDVVSSYPGYVNVRLADVIVVNKVNVVSPESVDLVEKSVRRINERAVIVRAKSELYVDKPELIRGKRVLVVEDGPTVTHGGLSVAAGYYAAVKYGAREVVDPRPYAVGTIKDAYEKYTHIGPVLPALGYSQQQLRDLEKTINSVQADTIVLGTPSNLLLYLNVNKPAVRVRYELEEISKPDLRDILVNFVEKKIPSARARA, encoded by the coding sequence ATGACTCTCAGAGGTAAACGTGTCAAAGCGATTATAATGGGGGCGGCGGGCCGGGACTTCCACAACTTTAACGTTCTCTTCCGGAATAACCCCGAGTACGAAATTGTAGCATTTACAGCGGCACAAATACCTTTTATTGACAACAGAGTATACCCGCCGGAGCTTGCCGGCGAGCTGTATCCTAACGGTATACCCATATACCCGGAAAGCATGCTAGAGGAACTCATAAAGAAATTCGGCGTTGAAAAAGTTTTCCTGTCCTACAGCGACCTGACGGCAGAGGAGGTCGCTGAGAAGGCTGGGCGCGTAGTAGCGGCGGGCGCCGAGTTTGTTCTGCCCGGAGTCTACGAGACGATGATCTCTTCTCGGAAGCCGGTCATAGCTGTTACAGCTTCTAGAACAGGCGCCGGGAAGAGCACTGTTAGCAGGAGGGTAGCGAGAGTACTAAGAGAGCTGGGCGTAAGGTTCGTCGTAGTGAGGCACCCGATGCCTTACGGGGACTTGTTAAAGTCTGCTGTACAGCGTTTTGCCTCCTTGGAGGATCTCGAGAGGTACAACTGCACGATAGAAGAGAGGGAGGAGTACGAGCCTCACATAGAGTCTGGCAACGTCGTCTATGCGGGCGTCGACTACGAAGCTATACTTCGAAGGGCGGAGGAGGAGGCCGACCTGGTGCTGTGGGACGGGGGGAACAACGACTGGCCCTTCTATAAACCGGATCTCTACATCACAGTTGTTGACCCGACTAGACCGAAGGACGTCGTGTCTTCGTACCCGGGCTATGTAAACGTCAGGCTCGCAGACGTGATAGTGGTTAACAAGGTTAACGTGGTAAGCCCGGAGAGCGTAGACCTTGTTGAGAAGAGTGTCCGAAGGATAAACGAGCGGGCAGTGATAGTAAGAGCGAAGTCGGAGCTCTACGTGGATAAACCGGAGCTTATCCGTGGTAAACGCGTGCTTGTAGTAGAGGACGGACCCACCGTTACGCACGGAGGTTTAAGCGTAGCGGCAGGCTACTATGCCGCCGTGAAGTACGGAGCACGAGAGGTAGTCGATCCGAGGCCCTACGCTGTAGGCACCATTAAAGATGCCTACGAGAAATACACGCACATCGGACCCGTACTCCCAGCGCTGGGGTACAGCCAGCAGCAGTTAAGGGACTTAGAGAAAACGATAAACTCCGTGCAAGCTGATACAATAGTTTTAGGAACTCCGAGCAACCTCTTGCTCTACCTCAACGTGAATAAGCCCGCAGTGAGAGTAAGGTACGAATTGGAGGAAATCTCCAAACCGGACCTCCGCGACATATTGGTGAATTTCGTCGAGAAGAAAATCCCGTCGGCACGCGCGAGAGCTTAA
- the thsB gene encoding thermosome subunit beta: protein MASVAQLGGVPVLILKEGTSRQAGREALHLNIMIAKAVAETVKTTLGPKGMDKMLIDTLGDITVSNDGATILDEMDVQHPIAKLMVEVAKAQDKEVGDGTTTAVVLTGELLKEAEKLLEKNIHPTIIVSGYKKAAEKAREILASKAIKVDLNDTETLKKVAATSMRSKAVAALRDYFADIAVKAVKQVAEVVNGKYVVDIDNIQIIKKKGGAFLDTQLIYGIVVDKEVVHPGMPKRVTNAKIALLDAPLEVEKTEIDAEIRISSPDQMHQFLEEEEKILRDMVEKIKESGANVVFCQKGIDDVAQYYLAKAGILAVRRVKKSDMEKLARATGARILTRVEDITPEALGRAELVEERKVADEKMVFVEGCPNPKSVTILVRGGFERAVDEAERSIKDALYAVADVLKHPYIVPGGGAIEAELARELRKYAPEVGGKEQLAIEAFANALESIPRTLAENSGLDPIDIIADLRAAHEDPSKWSYGVDVVNGGVTDMIALGVFEPATVKDHAIKVATEAAAMILRIDDIISASKLEEKKGEKEKKEEKEEEKSSEFD from the coding sequence ATGGCATCGGTGGCACAACTAGGAGGAGTTCCAGTGTTGATCCTGAAAGAGGGTACTTCGCGCCAGGCCGGGCGCGAAGCGCTTCACCTCAACATAATGATCGCGAAAGCAGTCGCGGAGACCGTCAAGACTACGCTAGGTCCTAAAGGCATGGATAAGATGCTTATCGACACTCTCGGAGACATAACGGTCTCCAACGACGGTGCAACAATCCTAGACGAGATGGACGTACAGCACCCGATCGCTAAGCTGATGGTCGAGGTAGCAAAAGCACAGGACAAAGAAGTCGGAGACGGCACTACGACCGCTGTTGTGCTGACAGGAGAACTTCTAAAGGAGGCCGAGAAGCTCCTCGAAAAGAACATACACCCAACAATAATCGTCAGCGGCTACAAGAAGGCTGCGGAGAAGGCCCGCGAAATTCTGGCCTCCAAGGCGATAAAGGTAGACCTTAACGACACGGAGACCTTGAAGAAAGTAGCAGCGACGTCCATGCGGAGTAAGGCGGTAGCCGCCCTAAGGGACTACTTCGCAGACATAGCGGTTAAAGCCGTTAAACAGGTAGCCGAGGTAGTTAACGGCAAGTATGTCGTTGATATCGACAACATTCAGATAATCAAGAAGAAGGGAGGAGCATTCCTGGATACACAGCTCATATACGGCATAGTCGTCGACAAGGAGGTTGTGCACCCGGGTATGCCTAAGAGGGTTACGAACGCGAAGATAGCCCTTCTAGACGCCCCGCTGGAAGTAGAGAAGACGGAGATAGACGCGGAGATTAGGATCTCCTCGCCGGACCAGATGCACCAGTTCCTCGAGGAGGAGGAGAAGATACTCAGAGACATGGTCGAGAAGATTAAGGAGAGTGGTGCTAATGTTGTTTTCTGTCAGAAGGGTATTGATGATGTTGCTCAGTACTACTTGGCTAAGGCTGGTATTCTTGCTGTTAGGCGTGTGAAGAAGAGTGATATGGAGAAGCTTGCTAGGGCTACTGGTGCTAGGATTCTTACTAGGGTTGAGGATATTACGCCTGAGGCTCTCGGTAGGGCTGAGCTTGTGGAGGAGAGGAAGGTTGCAGACGAGAAGATGGTATTCGTCGAGGGATGCCCCAACCCCAAGAGCGTAACAATACTAGTAAGAGGAGGCTTTGAGAGGGCTGTCGACGAGGCCGAGAGATCCATAAAGGATGCGCTCTACGCGGTGGCAGACGTGCTGAAGCATCCCTACATAGTGCCTGGAGGCGGAGCGATCGAGGCTGAGCTCGCGAGGGAGCTTCGAAAGTACGCTCCGGAGGTCGGAGGAAAGGAGCAGCTCGCGATAGAAGCATTTGCGAACGCCCTGGAAAGCATACCAAGGACTCTCGCCGAGAACTCCGGCCTAGACCCCATAGACATAATTGCGGACCTGAGAGCGGCGCACGAGGATCCCTCGAAGTGGAGCTACGGTGTTGACGTCGTAAACGGTGGAGTAACCGACATGATCGCACTCGGAGTCTTCGAGCCGGCAACCGTCAAGGACCATGCAATAAAGGTAGCGACGGAGGCTGCAGCAATGATACTGAGGATCGACGACATAATCTCCGCGTCTAAACTGGAAGAGAAGAAGGGCGAAAAGGAAAAGAAGGAGGAGAAGGAGGAAGAAAAGTCCTCTGAGTTCGACTAA
- a CDS encoding AAA family ATPase, which translates to MMQSSGVRSKFLILVTGMPGAGKTVFSRVASSMGVPVLSMGDVVRSYAAERGLPMNDASLGKISLELREKFGRAVIAERTFERLASIDQGVVVIEGLRNLEELFYFRERASEAYLVAIHASQKTRYERLRKRGRKDDPLKWEEFLERDLRELSVGLGSVIALADIMLVNEGKTEEEFEEECREALQKLLARAEGLR; encoded by the coding sequence ATGATGCAAAGTAGCGGTGTACGGTCGAAGTTCCTTATACTAGTCACCGGTATGCCGGGAGCTGGTAAAACAGTGTTCTCGCGCGTAGCCTCCTCAATGGGCGTACCGGTGCTAAGCATGGGAGACGTTGTTCGAAGCTACGCTGCTGAACGAGGTCTCCCCATGAACGATGCGAGTCTTGGCAAGATCTCTCTGGAGCTTCGGGAAAAGTTCGGGCGAGCGGTAATAGCCGAGAGAACATTTGAGAGATTAGCTTCCATAGATCAAGGCGTAGTCGTGATTGAAGGGTTGAGGAACTTGGAGGAGCTGTTCTACTTTAGGGAAAGGGCTTCCGAGGCGTACTTGGTCGCTATTCACGCTTCCCAGAAGACGAGGTACGAGAGGCTGAGAAAAAGAGGGAGAAAGGACGATCCGCTTAAATGGGAAGAGTTCTTGGAGAGGGATCTTAGAGAGCTCAGCGTGGGTCTCGGGTCTGTTATAGCTCTTGCCGACATAATGCTGGTAAACGAGGGAAAAACCGAGGAGGAGTTCGAGGAGGAATGCAGGGAAGCTTTGCAGAAATTGCTAGCGCGCGCAGAGGGGTTGCGATGA
- a CDS encoding RNA-binding domain-containing protein, protein MKVVVRAPFYPTESLEKVLSSIFNLFDAPKESCAVVGEGKGRYIECVFHNHKPLEKFRRLLRQQRILDAARSYVERGLREGEVKFYLNKQAAFAGKVSFCTYEAGESPLGSIIVVIELGKCSPDEFLNWLAPRTVNGKPVGEVSELKCLEQGSG, encoded by the coding sequence ATGAAGGTAGTGGTAAGGGCACCCTTCTACCCCACGGAGTCCCTTGAAAAGGTTCTATCGAGTATATTCAACCTCTTCGATGCGCCTAAGGAGTCATGCGCAGTCGTGGGTGAAGGCAAAGGTAGGTATATCGAGTGCGTTTTCCACAACCATAAACCTCTCGAAAAGTTTAGGAGGCTTTTAAGGCAACAGAGAATACTGGACGCCGCGAGGTCGTACGTGGAGCGAGGGTTGCGGGAAGGCGAGGTAAAGTTCTACTTGAACAAGCAGGCAGCGTTCGCCGGGAAGGTAAGCTTCTGCACGTACGAAGCCGGGGAAAGCCCGCTAGGCTCAATAATAGTAGTCATAGAGCTTGGAAAGTGCTCCCCAGATGAGTTCCTCAACTGGTTAGCTCCTAGAACGGTCAACGGAAAGCCTGTCGGAGAGGTATCCGAGCTGAAGTGCCTAGAACAAGGCTCAGGGTAG
- a CDS encoding MBL fold metallo-hydrolase, with the protein MFWGTGGAVTPKSAEQPCIAVKMADTVFLLDVGERCQKALECFHLGVNSPLYIFVTHLHSDHYSGLIPLLETLSLLGRERALSVYGPPGLGSVVTGRRTTGYPVSLTELYGWEGILRFPGLPLTVSYVAAPHSYGALSYIIRVEDKVKLDEEKLEQEKIPPALRKELLEKGKVRVGSKEYSLNSFVKQVVRGVKISYTGDSLPSHRFASKAMESDVLIHDSTLLKRDWYRKPYMAHSTVEDAVAVFKATRSRLLVLTHFSAMYRNPAVDLSEAVGEYPRVLIAEKGLTIDVAFTEPRVFSVRINTDCI; encoded by the coding sequence ATGTTCTGGGGAACCGGAGGAGCGGTGACCCCGAAGAGTGCCGAGCAACCATGCATAGCGGTGAAGATGGCCGACACAGTCTTCCTGTTAGACGTGGGAGAGCGTTGCCAGAAGGCCTTGGAGTGCTTCCACCTAGGAGTAAACTCGCCCCTTTACATTTTCGTGACTCACCTTCACAGCGACCACTACAGTGGGTTAATCCCTCTCCTAGAGACGCTGTCCTTGCTCGGAAGAGAGAGGGCTCTTAGCGTTTACGGACCCCCGGGTCTTGGCTCGGTGGTTACCGGTAGGAGGACTACAGGCTACCCGGTAAGCCTGACGGAGCTCTACGGGTGGGAAGGAATCCTTCGTTTTCCGGGCCTGCCGCTTACAGTAAGCTACGTGGCGGCGCCGCACAGCTACGGGGCTTTGTCCTACATTATCAGGGTTGAAGATAAAGTGAAGCTAGACGAGGAGAAGCTGGAACAAGAGAAGATTCCTCCTGCGCTACGCAAGGAGCTTCTCGAAAAGGGAAAAGTGAGGGTAGGCTCTAAGGAGTACAGTCTCAACAGCTTCGTTAAGCAAGTGGTCCGCGGCGTAAAGATCTCGTACACGGGAGACTCGCTTCCTAGCCACAGGTTCGCGTCTAAAGCTATGGAGTCGGATGTCCTTATACATGATTCAACGCTCCTTAAGAGAGACTGGTACAGGAAGCCTTACATGGCGCACTCGACTGTCGAGGACGCGGTTGCGGTGTTTAAGGCGACGCGGTCGAGGCTTCTCGTCTTGACGCATTTCAGCGCGATGTACAGAAACCCGGCAGTCGACCTTTCAGAGGCTGTGGGCGAATACCCGAGGGTACTAATAGCCGAGAAGGGGCTAACTATAGACGTAGCATTCACCGAGCCACGCGTTTTCAGCGTGCGCATTAATACCGATTGCATCTAA
- a CDS encoding DUF373 family protein, translating into MAATGRRLLVLCVDRDNDVGTVLNVKTPLVGEEAVLNAAVEYSLARPDDSDSNAMFAAVQTYRELRKTYGDGVEVALVAGLEREGVEGDMKILQELDQVLSQGRFDGVVLVSDGPTDEAVAPLIQSKLPIVSIRRVIVQQERGVEETFVLLVNYVKKAFTEENYKRYSLGLTGLFLVIYSLLSYFLPQFVWPILITALGGFMFFKGYDLGEYFSSIYKTKPITFASILLSIILSLLALIQGIYAVLKTPYIDFFGAIGRLLLAPVGAQLLAVDLLVLGAVLPFLGSLIDAAIAGKETRYSDALVIAVILMARQLAVETARFLSGGGDIRGVLTWSFVVLSSVVVMVVAFTLERGARRQ; encoded by the coding sequence ATGGCGGCTACGGGTAGGCGGCTCCTAGTGCTATGTGTGGATAGGGATAACGACGTCGGTACAGTTCTCAATGTAAAGACACCACTTGTAGGCGAGGAGGCTGTGCTCAATGCGGCTGTCGAGTATAGCCTTGCACGCCCAGACGACTCCGACTCGAACGCTATGTTCGCGGCCGTCCAGACGTACCGCGAGCTTAGAAAGACGTACGGCGACGGCGTCGAGGTCGCGCTTGTAGCGGGGCTGGAAAGGGAGGGCGTGGAGGGGGATATGAAAATTCTCCAAGAGCTCGACCAAGTACTCTCGCAGGGCCGCTTTGACGGTGTCGTCTTGGTGTCCGACGGTCCCACGGATGAGGCAGTGGCGCCGCTGATACAGTCGAAGCTTCCAATAGTGTCCATCAGGCGTGTTATAGTACAGCAGGAAAGGGGGGTAGAGGAGACCTTCGTGTTGCTCGTGAACTACGTGAAAAAGGCCTTTACGGAAGAAAACTACAAGAGGTACTCGCTGGGGCTTACGGGGCTCTTCCTGGTAATCTACAGTTTACTCTCATACTTCCTACCGCAGTTCGTATGGCCTATACTCATAACCGCCCTCGGGGGATTCATGTTCTTCAAGGGCTACGACCTGGGCGAATACTTCTCAAGCATCTACAAGACAAAGCCCATAACGTTCGCGTCAATCCTCCTCTCGATCATATTATCGCTTCTCGCATTGATACAGGGGATCTACGCTGTGCTTAAAACGCCTTACATCGACTTCTTCGGAGCCATCGGGAGGCTCCTGTTGGCGCCTGTAGGTGCCCAGTTGTTAGCCGTGGATCTACTAGTCCTTGGAGCGGTTCTACCGTTTCTAGGAAGCCTTATAGACGCCGCGATAGCGGGTAAGGAGACTAGGTACAGCGATGCACTAGTCATAGCCGTTATACTCATGGCGAGGCAGCTCGCCGTCGAGACGGCGCGCTTCCTCAGTGGCGGTGGAGACATACGGGGTGTCCTCACGTGGTCCTTTGTAGTGCTAAGCAGCGTGGTCGTAATGGTAGTAGCGTTCACGCTTGAGAGAGGCGCCAGAAGGCAGTGA